The following are from one region of the Gammaproteobacteria bacterium genome:
- a CDS encoding Fe2+-dependent dioxygenase yields MLVKIENALDANKLRNVLKVMEQAPFLDGRTSAGKHAQRIKNNLEMDQRSQQAQYLNELVVGSLLQIPAFQFSALPHKISQPFFARYQPGMQYGDHIDDPVMGQIGAQFRCDVATTVFLNNPEDYEGGELVVNTPFGTQKTRLKAGDAVTYPASSLHHVAEVTKGERIVCVFWTQSMVRDPARRELLYELNLARESLMSSQPDSNETALIDRSYGNLVRMWADV; encoded by the coding sequence ATGCTGGTAAAAATTGAAAACGCGCTCGACGCCAACAAGCTTCGCAACGTGCTCAAGGTAATGGAGCAGGCGCCGTTCCTGGATGGCAGGACCTCGGCCGGAAAACATGCACAACGGATCAAGAACAACCTGGAGATGGATCAGCGATCACAACAGGCACAATACCTTAATGAACTGGTGGTCGGCAGCCTGTTGCAGATCCCCGCGTTTCAGTTCAGCGCCCTGCCACACAAGATTTCACAACCGTTTTTCGCCCGTTACCAGCCAGGCATGCAGTACGGCGACCATATCGATGACCCGGTCATGGGCCAGATCGGTGCGCAATTTCGTTGCGACGTGGCAACAACCGTGTTTTTAAACAATCCCGAAGACTACGAAGGCGGCGAACTGGTGGTCAATACACCGTTCGGTACGCAGAAAACCAGGCTCAAGGCCGGCGATGCCGTGACCTACCCGGCTTCCAGCCTGCATCACGTCGCCGAAGTGACAAAAGGTGAACGCATTGTTTGCGTATTCTGGACCCAGAGCATGGTGCGCGACCCGGCCAGGCGTGAGCTATTATATGAACTCAACCTCGCACGCGAGAGCCTGATGTCGTCGCAACCGGACAGCAACGAAACCGCGCTGATTGACCGCAGCTACGGCAATCTTGTGCGCATGTGGGCAGACGTTTGA
- a CDS encoding helix-turn-helix domain containing protein: MSTQKDIENDTKTIIERIKSVEAVSKDKDVAELLGIDQRNLATAKSRGIVPYEKLVRYSRKSGTSLDYIHHGRGPQKLERIITVEGGAAYHICTDQDAVYRIAEQVYLAAKTLDINLPADKFANTVRLLHRDLLDRGENDVSQDRVNELVKFAVG; this comes from the coding sequence ATGTCAACACAAAAAGACATTGAAAACGATACCAAAACTATTATTGAGCGCATCAAAAGTGTCGAGGCAGTGAGCAAGGACAAAGACGTGGCTGAACTGCTTGGCATTGATCAGCGCAACCTGGCCACCGCGAAATCGCGCGGCATTGTTCCTTACGAAAAACTGGTTCGCTACTCCCGGAAAAGTGGCACCTCGCTCGACTACATTCATCATGGTCGTGGCCCGCAAAAACTGGAACGGATAATCACGGTTGAAGGCGGTGCGGCCTACCATATTTGTACCGACCAGGACGCGGTGTACCGGATCGCCGAACAGGTCTACCTGGCTGCCAAGACTCTTGATATCAACCTGCCCGCTGACAAGTTTGCCAATACCGTCAGGTTGCTACACCGCGATTTACTGGATCGTGGCGAGAACGATGTTTCCCAGGACCGGGTCAACGAACTGGTAAAGTTCGCGGTAGGCTGA
- a CDS encoding DUF2157 domain-containing protein — protein sequence MKVTKNSLQEAVKSNIITSVQAEQLLLFLKNQSAGGPVFDLTHVLYYFGGLIAISAMTLFMNLGWETFGGWGIVVISLIYAGIGIKLTNVFGKKGYKVPAGICATFVVALTPLVLYGLQQGLGVWPDETAYRDYHRYIKWHWLYMELGTLAVGSIVVWKYRYPFLVMPIAVTLWYLSMDVTAMLSGGDYDWALRKLVSMYSGLLMIGLAFWIDIRSRKTADYAFWIYIFGVMAFWGGMSLLSSDSELSKFIYFCINIFMIGIGALLVRRVFVVFGALGSCGYVGHLASSLFNNSWLFPISLTVIGLLVIYLGILWQKHERAITEKSRKFLPTQIRELLESK from the coding sequence ATGAAAGTTACGAAAAACAGCCTGCAAGAGGCAGTGAAAAGCAACATTATTACTTCAGTGCAGGCAGAGCAGCTGCTCTTGTTTCTGAAGAATCAATCTGCCGGTGGGCCGGTATTTGATTTAACCCATGTCCTGTATTATTTCGGGGGCCTTATTGCAATCAGTGCCATGACCCTGTTCATGAACCTGGGATGGGAGACATTTGGCGGCTGGGGAATTGTTGTTATCTCACTGATATACGCCGGTATCGGAATCAAGCTGACAAATGTGTTCGGCAAAAAAGGATATAAAGTACCCGCCGGAATATGTGCCACCTTTGTCGTGGCACTGACTCCGTTGGTTCTCTACGGTTTGCAACAGGGGCTCGGTGTATGGCCCGATGAAACGGCCTATCGTGACTACCATCGGTATATAAAATGGCACTGGTTGTATATGGAGCTTGGCACTCTTGCAGTGGGCAGTATCGTCGTCTGGAAATACAGATATCCTTTCCTGGTTATGCCGATTGCAGTGACGCTGTGGTATTTGTCGATGGACGTAACGGCAATGCTGTCAGGAGGCGACTATGACTGGGCACTGCGCAAGCTGGTATCAATGTACAGCGGCCTGCTTATGATAGGACTTGCTTTCTGGATTGATATACGGTCCCGCAAGACAGCCGACTATGCATTCTGGATATATATTTTTGGCGTAATGGCATTCTGGGGCGGAATGTCACTACTAAGTTCCGACAGTGAATTGTCAAAGTTCATATATTTTTGCATCAACATATTCATGATTGGTATCGGGGCGTTGCTGGTGCGAAGGGTGTTTGTGGTGTTTGGTGCACTTGGCAGTTGCGGTTACGTAGGGCATCTCGCATCAAGCCTGTTCAATAACAGCTGGCTGTTCCCGATCTCGTTGACGGTTATTGGTCTCCTGGTTATTTATCTCGGTATTCTGTGGCAGAAGCACGAGCGGGCAATTACAGAAAAATCCAGGAAATTCCTGCCGACGCAGATTCGGGAACTGCTGGAGTCGAAATAA
- the msrB gene encoding peptide-methionine (R)-S-oxide reductase MsrB, whose translation MADKIIRTEEEWRQQLTEEEYRITREAGTERAFTGEYWDTKTPGTYHCKCCGEPLFVSETKYDSGCGWPSFFQALTEEGITEREDLSLNRVRTEILCSKCDAHLGHVFEDGPQPTGLRYCVNSASVKLEEKK comes from the coding sequence ATGGCTGACAAGATAATCAGGACTGAAGAAGAATGGCGTCAGCAGCTCACGGAAGAGGAATATCGCATTACCCGCGAAGCCGGTACCGAGCGCGCCTTTACCGGTGAATACTGGGATACCAAGACTCCCGGCACCTATCACTGCAAATGTTGCGGCGAACCGTTGTTTGTTTCCGAAACCAAGTACGATTCAGGTTGCGGCTGGCCCAGCTTTTTCCAGGCCTTAACGGAAGAAGGCATTACCGAGCGCGAAGATCTTAGTCTCAACCGCGTCCGCACGGAAATCCTGTGCAGCAAGTGTGATGCCCACCTGGGTCATGTATTTGAAGACGGCCCACAACCGACAGGTTTGCGTTATTGCGTAAACTCGGCGTCGGTAAAGCTGGAAGAGAAGAAATAA
- a CDS encoding adenylate/guanylate cyclase domain-containing protein: MTAVLTLTRDAETREFVCKAVVTIGRDKNSDIVILDRLVSRRHAIIRLLGDEDFYLVDEGSANGSMVNARKVILPTLLSDGDKITIGSATISFRQQRDSEAGDDDQESADTVLMAPSIEVSQHTILVADIRGFTRMSESIPIKALTEIMNKWFHAANDCIAANGGLVDKFLGDCVYARWPVVDDVRASINAAIRAACQLNDQTRAIGRDYRKLPHVLKIGAGIHTGMAATGVERGDSAIGDAVNLAFRLEGATKELGKDVVISIDVYKCLAKELWQDRTMEISVKGKAEPVEVLALDFSELDGLCS, translated from the coding sequence ATGACAGCCGTGCTGACATTGACGCGTGATGCTGAAACACGGGAATTTGTCTGCAAGGCGGTAGTGACCATTGGTCGGGACAAGAACAGCGATATTGTTATTCTGGATCGACTGGTATCGCGTCGCCACGCCATTATCAGGTTGCTGGGCGATGAGGATTTTTACCTGGTCGATGAAGGCAGCGCCAATGGTAGCATGGTCAATGCACGAAAGGTCATCCTGCCAACCTTGTTGTCTGATGGTGACAAGATCACCATCGGCTCGGCTACGATCAGTTTTCGCCAGCAGCGTGATAGCGAGGCAGGTGACGACGATCAGGAATCTGCCGACACTGTCTTGATGGCACCCAGTATTGAGGTCAGTCAACATACTATCCTGGTGGCAGATATCCGCGGTTTTACACGGATGTCTGAATCCATACCCATCAAGGCGCTGACGGAGATCATGAACAAATGGTTTCATGCTGCAAATGATTGCATTGCAGCCAATGGTGGCCTGGTGGACAAGTTCCTGGGGGACTGTGTGTACGCCCGTTGGCCAGTGGTTGATGATGTCCGCGCCAGTATCAACGCGGCGATCAGGGCGGCGTGCCAGCTGAATGATCAAACCCGCGCAATCGGACGCGATTATCGGAAATTGCCGCACGTGCTCAAGATCGGTGCCGGTATTCATACCGGCATGGCCGCTACCGGCGTAGAGCGTGGCGACAGTGCAATAGGTGACGCGGTGAACCTGGCGTTTCGACTTGAAGGCGCTACCAAGGAGCTGGGCAAGGACGTGGTAATCAGCATTGACGTATACAAATGCCTTGCCAAAGAGTTGTGGCAAGATCGAACTATGGAAATTTCTGTCAAGGGTAAGGCAGAGCCAGTCGAAGTACTGGCCCTGGACTTCTCAGAACTGGACGGGCTGTGTTCATAA